Proteins encoded in a region of the Paenibacillus sp. E222 genome:
- a CDS encoding AAA family ATPase: MKHRIHIFGASGSGASTLGQELTTKLPHINLDADDYYWLKKFTSRRKPLDRLKMLSDDLDQHQQWILSGSVCGWGDQLKPLFDLVIFLHVPNEIRLERLRKREALRYGDAILPGGSMYEESKAFLEWASQYEDGGLNVRSKALHEHWMKDISCPILKIEGSHSVQERVDIVLQYLNENTNENGSVED, translated from the coding sequence TTGAAACATCGAATACATATCTTTGGCGCATCGGGCTCAGGAGCTTCTACTCTGGGTCAGGAACTGACAACCAAGCTTCCTCATATCAATCTGGATGCGGATGACTATTATTGGCTTAAGAAGTTCACCTCACGGAGGAAACCATTGGACAGATTAAAAATGTTATCGGATGATCTGGATCAACATCAGCAGTGGATTCTCTCAGGGTCGGTTTGTGGTTGGGGGGATCAGTTGAAACCTCTTTTTGATCTGGTCATTTTCCTGCATGTACCCAATGAGATCAGACTTGAGCGTCTGAGAAAGAGAGAAGCCCTGAGGTATGGTGATGCGATTTTGCCAGGTGGAAGCATGTATGAGGAGTCCAAGGCGTTTCTGGAGTGGGCCTCGCAATATGAGGATGGAGGTTTGAATGTGCGTAGTAAAGCGCTGCATGAACATTGGATGAAAGATATAAGTTGCCCGATTTTGAAGATTGAGGGGAGTCATTCTGTTCAGGAGCGCGTGGATATTGTGCTGCAATATTTGAATGAAAATACAAATGAAAATGGATCAGTAGAAGATTGA
- a CDS encoding GNAT family N-acetyltransferase, whose amino-acid sequence MKKRISLALYNEKYAQELANFSLSDEQVQFTAMPAEVMEEAFQNPNKYPVVILNDEIPVGFFILHKHSEYVEERDTSRTILVRALSITLEHQGNGYALTAMRELPALVKQLDPKVDEIILAVNEGNIAAQKLYLKAGFLNMGERKMGINGLQLILQYRMV is encoded by the coding sequence ATGAAAAAACGGATTAGCCTCGCCCTATATAATGAGAAGTACGCTCAAGAGTTGGCTAATTTTTCATTAAGTGATGAACAGGTTCAGTTTACTGCAATGCCTGCGGAAGTGATGGAGGAAGCCTTCCAAAATCCGAACAAATATCCGGTAGTGATTTTAAATGATGAGATTCCAGTTGGTTTCTTCATATTACATAAACATTCTGAATACGTAGAGGAAAGAGATACTTCCCGTACAATACTGGTTCGTGCGTTATCCATTACGTTGGAACATCAGGGGAACGGGTATGCACTCACTGCCATGAGGGAACTGCCTGCACTAGTTAAGCAGCTTGATCCGAAGGTCGATGAAATTATTTTAGCTGTGAATGAGGGGAATATTGCAGCACAAAAGCTGTATCTAAAAGCAGGTTTTCTGAATATGGGCGAGCGGAAAATGGGCATCAATGGTCTTCAACTGATTTTGCAATACAGAATGGTGTAG
- a CDS encoding adenylyl-sulfate kinase produces MTKQLILIEGLPGSGKSTIAKMVSEILTEQGKKVQLIQEGNLDHPADYDGVAFYSAEEFRSLVDAHEACKHILESRAAVYEDGFLIPYRKMKEEFGVDFPDHVVQEIFSKDIYELPFEQNMKLITEKWRGFTESVISADDDSITIFECCFIQNPLTIGLVKYNQSREENVQYVLELERIVQPLNPLLIYIHQEDLAHTFDKAIQERPKEWSDGFVQYYTNQGWGLAEGYHGVEGTVKVLQARKELETEIYQLLKMDKHWLDNSEYNRAACQEELEKILKVSL; encoded by the coding sequence ATGACGAAACAATTGATACTTATTGAGGGATTACCGGGTTCAGGAAAGTCGACGATTGCCAAGATGGTATCCGAGATTCTGACTGAGCAAGGCAAAAAGGTGCAACTCATCCAGGAAGGGAATCTGGATCACCCTGCTGATTATGATGGTGTAGCCTTTTATTCTGCGGAAGAGTTCAGGTCTTTGGTGGATGCTCACGAGGCATGTAAACATATATTGGAGAGCAGAGCTGCAGTCTATGAGGATGGTTTCCTGATTCCGTATCGCAAAATGAAAGAGGAATTTGGAGTGGATTTTCCTGACCATGTGGTGCAGGAGATATTCAGCAAAGATATTTACGAACTGCCTTTTGAACAAAATATGAAGCTGATCACCGAAAAATGGCGGGGTTTTACCGAAAGCGTGATAAGTGCGGATGATGATTCCATCACTATATTCGAATGTTGTTTTATTCAAAATCCATTGACCATAGGTTTGGTGAAATACAATCAATCCAGAGAAGAAAACGTGCAATATGTTCTGGAATTGGAGCGCATCGTTCAACCATTAAATCCGCTACTAATCTATATTCATCAGGAGGATCTTGCACATACCTTTGACAAGGCAATCCAGGAAAGACCTAAGGAATGGTCAGATGGATTCGTACAATATTACACAAACCAAGGATGGGGGCTGGCGGAAGGATATCATGGTGTTGAGGGCACGGTGAAGGTTCTTCAGGCAAGAAAAGAGTTGGAAACCGAGATTTATCAGTTACTGAAGATGGACAAACACTGGCTGGACAATTCGGAATATAACCGCGCTGCTTGCCAGGAGGAACTGGAGAAGATCCTGAAAGTTTCACTTTGA
- a CDS encoding AAA family ATPase, with translation MYLRSVELLSAKVENPDQYPFHIPSIQSLERLEFNNNITFFVGENGSGKSTLLEGIAHQCGFNTAGGGRNNYFEIDAAESSLGDYLRLSWLPKISKGFFMRSESFYQFASHVDATDSIDYYGGRSLHEQSHGESFLNLFVNRFNSKGIYLLDEPEAALSPARQLSLLRILHDLSDHSQFIIATHSPILLGYPGACILSFDDGEIQEVDYEDTEHYQITRSFLENRHRMLNELFKD, from the coding sequence ATGTATCTTCGAAGTGTGGAGTTACTGTCTGCTAAAGTCGAGAATCCGGATCAATATCCGTTTCACATACCGTCCATACAGTCTCTGGAGCGATTGGAATTCAACAATAACATTACTTTCTTTGTTGGCGAAAATGGATCGGGCAAGTCCACACTGCTCGAAGGTATCGCTCATCAATGTGGATTCAATACAGCCGGGGGTGGGAGGAATAACTACTTTGAGATTGATGCTGCAGAATCGTCATTAGGGGATTATTTGCGTTTATCCTGGCTGCCCAAAATCTCCAAAGGCTTCTTCATGCGTTCCGAGTCCTTCTACCAGTTTGCATCACATGTCGATGCTACGGATTCCATTGATTATTACGGCGGGCGTTCGTTGCATGAACAATCCCACGGGGAGTCATTTCTCAATCTGTTCGTGAACCGATTCAATTCCAAAGGCATTTATCTGCTCGATGAGCCCGAAGCCGCCTTATCTCCAGCCCGTCAACTCTCCTTGTTGCGCATTCTTCATGATCTTTCAGACCATTCCCAATTTATTATCGCGACGCATTCGCCAATTCTATTGGGATATCCGGGAGCATGCATTCTGAGCTTTGACGATGGTGAGATTCAGGAAGTGGATTATGAGGATACAGAGCATTATCAGATCACCCGCAGTTTCCTGGAAAACCGGCACCGAATGCTGAACGAATTGTTCAAGGACTGA
- a CDS encoding pyridoxal 5'-phosphate synthase gives MKEPHAMTISTVDSNGFPDARVLILKDVVDEAFYFASGSESRKGQQLESNPRVALTFYWPALGRQIRIRGEAVDMGEEAGAADFRKRSAGARAVAMTGRQSQELESEEELEHAIAAQKERISRDPDVITPNWRLYAVNAKEVEFWQGDPERKHVRIQYVLQQGQWKCQRLWP, from the coding sequence GTGAAAGAACCTCACGCGATGACGATTTCGACAGTGGACTCGAACGGTTTTCCAGATGCACGAGTATTGATTTTGAAAGACGTAGTTGACGAAGCTTTTTATTTTGCATCTGGCTCGGAGAGTCGAAAAGGACAGCAGTTGGAGAGCAATCCGCGTGTGGCACTGACCTTTTACTGGCCTGCATTGGGCAGACAGATTCGCATAAGGGGAGAAGCCGTGGATATGGGCGAGGAAGCAGGTGCAGCGGATTTTCGGAAAAGATCGGCAGGGGCACGCGCAGTTGCGATGACAGGACGACAGAGTCAGGAGCTGGAGAGTGAGGAGGAATTGGAACACGCCATTGCCGCTCAGAAAGAGCGGATCAGCCGAGATCCTGATGTCATTACACCGAATTGGAGACTGTACGCCGTGAACGCAAAGGAAGTTGAGTTCTGGCAGGGAGACCCGGAGCGAAAGCATGTGCGAATCCAATATGTTCTGCAGCAAGGTCAATGGAAGTGCCAGAGGTTATGGCCTTGA
- a CDS encoding cysteine hydrolase family protein codes for MKIGFLIVDMQESTVRDKLDQKAIDRACEYINHVADVLRSSDHVVVHVQDVEGMEDSNSEAYRIISEVDVNEKDLTVTKESSNAFWQTDLEQVLQSNTVELLIISGFAAEECVLFTYNGAMERGFRPVMLQNGILSTHPEAVISTYRDRNVISYPVVNYLIH; via the coding sequence ATGAAAATAGGTTTTCTGATCGTGGATATGCAAGAGAGTACTGTACGGGATAAATTAGATCAAAAAGCAATTGACCGCGCTTGTGAATATATCAATCATGTTGCAGACGTGCTTCGTTCGAGCGACCATGTGGTAGTTCATGTACAAGACGTGGAAGGGATGGAGGATTCAAATTCTGAGGCGTATCGTATTATTTCTGAGGTTGATGTGAATGAGAAGGATCTGACGGTGACGAAGGAGAGCTCCAATGCCTTCTGGCAGACTGACTTGGAGCAGGTTCTACAGAGTAACACTGTTGAGCTGTTGATCATATCGGGATTTGCCGCCGAGGAATGTGTTCTGTTTACTTATAATGGCGCGATGGAGCGAGGATTTAGACCTGTCATGTTGCAAAATGGGATTCTCAGTACGCATCCTGAAGCAGTGATTTCGACCTATAGAGACCGGAATGTGATTTCTTATCCTGTAGTTAATTATCTAATCCATTAA
- a CDS encoding HAD family hydrolase, with protein MKAIFLDFYGTVVHEDDDILPVIYKQVQASAQVECTTDEIGAYWWKAFSTLFYASHGSQFTTQRMLNVQSLAETLLHFKSDLQAESLNQEQLAHWRNPCIFADSIPFLHSLEVPVYILSNIDTDDVKAAMKAHNIEVTGVITSEDVRSYKPRSEMFDEAINRYGLQRNEVIHIGDSLVSDVQGAQNAGIKAIWLNRKGKPQPQQITPDYECKDLGEVVHMLEAWI; from the coding sequence ATGAAAGCCATTTTCCTTGATTTCTATGGGACAGTTGTTCATGAAGATGATGATATTCTTCCTGTGATTTATAAACAAGTTCAAGCGTCAGCACAGGTGGAATGTACAACGGATGAGATCGGTGCTTACTGGTGGAAGGCTTTTTCAACATTGTTTTATGCAAGCCACGGCAGCCAGTTTACCACGCAAAGAATGCTGAATGTGCAATCTCTGGCAGAAACGCTTCTCCATTTCAAATCGGATCTACAAGCTGAGTCACTTAATCAGGAACAGTTGGCACATTGGCGTAACCCTTGTATATTTGCTGATTCAATTCCCTTTCTTCATTCTCTTGAAGTTCCGGTATATATCCTTTCTAATATCGATACGGATGACGTGAAAGCCGCAATGAAGGCACATAACATTGAAGTGACCGGAGTAATTACCAGCGAGGATGTTCGATCTTATAAGCCAAGGTCAGAGATGTTTGATGAAGCAATCAACAGGTACGGTTTGCAGCGAAATGAGGTGATCCATATAGGGGATTCTCTGGTTAGTGATGTACAAGGAGCGCAAAATGCGGGAATTAAGGCTATCTGGTTGAATCGAAAAGGAAAACCCCAACCGCAACAGATTACACCGGATTATGAGTGCAAAGATCTTGGCGAAGTTGTGCATATGTTGGAGGCTTGGATATGA
- a CDS encoding DUF4188 domain-containing protein, whose amino-acid sequence MANIHKGRYSAEIEGEFVVFIIGMRVNRLWAIHKWLPVFKSMGPMIKELYMNPDTGFLGTEFFMSWRGVTLLQYWRSYDELEKYARGGLHLEAWKRFNQSIGSDGSVGIYHETYKAQSGSYETIYANMPKFGLAKVSNHVPATGRKETSRRRMGGESDPAVKTPKNP is encoded by the coding sequence GTGGCGAACATACACAAGGGAAGATATTCAGCTGAGATCGAAGGCGAGTTTGTTGTTTTTATTATTGGAATGAGGGTTAATCGCCTCTGGGCCATACATAAGTGGTTACCTGTTTTTAAATCCATGGGCCCGATGATCAAAGAACTGTACATGAACCCAGATACCGGGTTTCTGGGGACGGAATTTTTTATGAGCTGGCGTGGAGTGACTCTGCTGCAATATTGGAGATCTTATGATGAATTGGAGAAATACGCACGCGGTGGTCTGCACTTGGAGGCTTGGAAACGATTTAACCAATCCATTGGATCGGATGGAAGCGTAGGCATTTATCATGAAACGTACAAAGCTCAATCCGGTTCATATGAGACCATATATGCGAATATGCCCAAATTCGGATTGGCTAAAGTGTCTAACCATGTTCCAGCGACAGGCAGGAAAGAAACGTCCAGACGTAGAATGGGTGGAGAGAGTGATCCGGCAGTAAAAACACCAAAGAATCCTTAA
- a CDS encoding radical SAM protein, which produces MTAKNRYKSLELETPGVYELEGLEVGVTSNCNYKCDYCCAYNRDDGQCISGQEVIRIIRELPRLKRVRLSGGEVTLKVQDCLEIVTYCGEHGIDTQLNTNASLLTEERIHALRDAGLSNIHISFNYTDRDAYAAYYRVHPRMYERLEHNIRLCTEAGLETVLETLLFEGTQANMQAISDKVYELGVRIHEIQNSIVMPHSQWSQIASKESLIHSVNDLIKHKKEDTTLYFTCMDRFAEQLGLREQSGVYFSNCVDGTKQLHLHGNGDILICELCHPVVIGNIYTGTSLKDIYTKQPQALTDYLEKKPCPAYDALFASE; this is translated from the coding sequence TTGACAGCGAAAAATAGATATAAATCACTTGAGCTTGAAACACCCGGCGTATATGAACTGGAAGGACTGGAGGTCGGCGTGACCTCCAATTGCAATTACAAATGCGACTATTGCTGCGCCTACAATCGGGACGATGGGCAGTGCATAAGTGGTCAAGAGGTCATCCGAATCATCCGTGAGCTTCCGCGGCTCAAGCGGGTGCGTTTGTCCGGGGGAGAGGTGACTCTGAAAGTTCAGGATTGCCTGGAGATTGTGACGTATTGCGGGGAACATGGCATCGACACGCAATTAAATACCAATGCCAGCTTGCTAACGGAAGAACGAATTCATGCTTTGCGGGATGCAGGCTTGTCCAATATTCATATTTCGTTCAACTATACAGATCGGGATGCATATGCTGCGTATTACCGTGTACATCCCCGCATGTATGAGCGATTGGAGCACAACATTCGTCTTTGTACTGAAGCAGGGCTGGAGACCGTCTTGGAGACGCTGCTATTTGAAGGCACCCAAGCCAACATGCAGGCTATTAGCGATAAAGTCTATGAACTGGGTGTGCGCATCCATGAGATCCAGAACAGTATCGTGATGCCACATAGTCAATGGAGCCAGATTGCTTCCAAAGAATCACTCATCCACTCCGTAAACGATCTGATCAAGCACAAGAAAGAAGATACGACATTATATTTTACCTGTATGGATCGTTTCGCGGAGCAATTGGGATTACGAGAACAATCGGGTGTGTATTTCTCCAATTGTGTGGATGGGACGAAGCAGCTGCATTTGCACGGCAATGGAGATATTCTCATCTGTGAGTTATGCCACCCAGTCGTGATCGGTAATATATATACGGGTACGTCTTTGAAGGATATTTATACCAAGCAGCCACAAGCGTTAACGGATTATCTAGAAAAGAAACCCTGCCCTGCATACGATGCTCTCTTTGCAAGTGAATAG
- a CDS encoding phosphodiester glycosidase family protein: MMKIYPKTNENDPYKKAKPRRKWLMITLVIVLGLGTVIYSLADRYLIRHVQVVVADDNTSATSTSSDTSTPATEVNATSDDWNYSSDDMQVKIDKVQTGSGSDQITYYVADVQLTDASSLRTALADNSFGTNITENTSEIAAANNAIFAINGDYYGFRDDGVIIRNGTVYRDDPVRDAMALLSDGTMKTYNETEISSSELLAEGATNTLSFGPILIQDGEIVSDFSSVKIDNNFGNRSIQDANPRTAIGMIAPNHYVFVVVDGRQDDSRGMTLAELADVMKGLGATEAYNLDGGGSSTMYFMGRVVNNPLGRNQERGVSDILYLKEGQ; the protein is encoded by the coding sequence ATGATGAAGATCTATCCAAAAACCAACGAGAACGACCCATATAAAAAGGCAAAACCAAGGCGCAAATGGCTGATGATCACCCTTGTTATTGTGCTAGGCCTTGGTACCGTGATATACAGCCTGGCAGATCGCTATTTAATCCGGCATGTGCAGGTAGTTGTAGCGGATGACAATACATCAGCAACCAGCACCTCCAGCGATACTTCAACTCCGGCGACTGAAGTGAATGCAACGTCAGATGACTGGAACTATTCCAGCGATGACATGCAGGTCAAGATCGACAAGGTGCAGACGGGCTCTGGCTCAGATCAGATCACGTATTACGTCGCAGATGTACAGCTGACAGATGCGAGCAGCCTGCGAACGGCTCTGGCAGATAACAGCTTTGGCACGAATATTACCGAGAACACTTCAGAGATAGCAGCCGCTAACAACGCCATCTTTGCGATCAATGGTGACTACTACGGCTTCCGCGATGATGGCGTAATTATCCGCAATGGTACGGTATATCGGGATGATCCGGTGCGTGATGCGATGGCATTGCTCAGTGACGGTACGATGAAGACGTATAACGAGACGGAAATATCCTCATCGGAACTGCTGGCGGAAGGTGCGACCAATACGTTATCTTTTGGGCCCATTCTGATTCAGGACGGTGAGATTGTAAGTGACTTCAGCAGTGTGAAAATCGATAACAACTTTGGCAACCGGTCGATCCAGGATGCCAATCCGAGAACAGCCATCGGCATGATCGCCCCAAATCACTATGTATTTGTTGTGGTGGACGGACGGCAGGATGACAGCCGAGGCATGACGCTGGCAGAGCTTGCCGATGTCATGAAAGGTCTTGGAGCAACGGAAGCCTACAATCTGGACGGCGGCGGTTCATCCACAATGTATTTCATGGGCCGGGTTGTTAATAATCCGCTGGGGAGAAACCAGGAACGCGGCGTAAGTGACATCCTTTATCTGAAAGAGGGACAATGA
- a CDS encoding NUDIX domain-containing protein, with amino-acid sequence MTSRIVVTGGAIIRDHMGRILPQKRSDYGDWGLPGGGMEPGESIEETMIREVKEETGLDVSSYELASIYTGEKMKYTYPDGNEVVFVMFLFNVSAELGGKLDDDQTTLLFKDEQNESLELVFKSLDEIDISTINKVQKPVLVDLMQGELTILR; translated from the coding sequence ATGACAAGCCGCATTGTGGTTACGGGCGGAGCTATTATTCGTGATCATATGGGTAGAATACTGCCGCAAAAAAGATCAGATTATGGCGATTGGGGATTACCTGGTGGTGGTATGGAGCCCGGTGAGAGTATTGAAGAAACTATGATTAGAGAAGTAAAAGAAGAAACGGGGCTTGACGTGAGTTCGTATGAACTGGCATCCATCTACACAGGTGAGAAAATGAAATATACATATCCGGATGGCAACGAGGTTGTATTTGTAATGTTCCTGTTCAACGTCTCCGCGGAGTTGGGTGGGAAACTTGATGATGATCAAACAACCCTTTTATTTAAAGATGAACAGAATGAATCGCTAGAGCTTGTTTTTAAAAGTCTAGATGAAATTGATATTTCCACAATCAACAAGGTACAGAAGCCTGTATTGGTAGATTTGATGCAAGGGGAACTCACAATTCTGCGTTAA
- a CDS encoding GNAT family N-acetyltransferase, protein MKSIESYFDPFPILETERTLLRPITYADLDDMYRYCAIPAVSEYTTWDAHQSKEDTKAFIDFVMSRYEVDKLGPWGIEDKQTKKLIGSCNYLGCDSNSMRVELGYVLSNEYWGRGIMTEAVSRIVQFGFEDIGLERIQAKCLVGNIGSAKVMEKTGMKFEGLLRKYMKIKNEMQDLKMYAIIRSDYDFK, encoded by the coding sequence ATGAAGTCCATTGAAAGTTATTTTGACCCATTTCCGATATTGGAAACTGAACGAACGCTGCTTAGGCCGATTACCTATGCTGATCTGGATGACATGTACCGTTATTGCGCGATTCCTGCTGTATCGGAGTACACAACTTGGGACGCACATCAGAGCAAGGAGGATACGAAAGCCTTTATTGATTTTGTCATGAGTCGATATGAGGTGGATAAGCTGGGGCCATGGGGGATTGAGGATAAACAAACGAAGAAGTTGATTGGCAGCTGCAATTATCTGGGGTGCGACAGCAACAGTATGAGGGTGGAATTAGGTTATGTATTATCCAATGAGTACTGGGGTCGAGGAATCATGACGGAAGCGGTTAGCCGAATCGTTCAATTTGGATTTGAAGACATCGGGTTGGAACGAATTCAGGCTAAATGTCTGGTGGGTAACATCGGGTCCGCAAAGGTCATGGAAAAGACAGGCATGAAATTCGAAGGGCTTTTACGGAAGTATATGAAAATTAAAAACGAAATGCAGGATTTGAAAATGTATGCGATTATTCGATCCGATTATGATTTCAAATGA
- a CDS encoding bifunctional glycosyltransferase family 2/GtrA family protein → MTILIPSYEPDVRLLNLVLQLQTFQLGPIVIVDDGSGPGYRGIFETAEAYGCTILTHTVNLGKGRALKTGFQHIKEHGPQGGIVCADSDGQHLPHDIKRIFDVLLEQTTPGIVLGSRRFSGTIPARSRFGNTVTRGVFSLTTGTKVYDTQTGLRGFPYSMLDWLCQIPGERFEYEMNMLLTAHKEGYEITEEFIDTVYLDHNKSSHFRPLVDSFRIYMPILMFSTSSVLSALIDFGLLFVIQYFTHNLFLSVVAARLCSSIFNYTINRKYVFSAGKTSRVRQSLPKYFSLVILVLLLNYGLLYFYNEKLIIPLIAAKLLTEVSIFVFSYWAQRRFVY, encoded by the coding sequence ATGACCATATTAATTCCATCCTACGAACCGGATGTTCGTTTATTGAATCTCGTGTTACAGTTGCAGACGTTTCAGTTAGGACCCATTGTCATTGTAGATGATGGTAGCGGGCCAGGTTACAGGGGGATTTTCGAGACGGCAGAAGCTTATGGATGTACAATCCTGACACATACGGTGAATCTGGGCAAGGGGCGTGCGCTCAAGACAGGATTCCAACATATCAAGGAACATGGCCCACAGGGCGGTATTGTGTGCGCAGACAGTGACGGCCAACATCTGCCGCATGATATCAAACGCATCTTTGATGTATTATTGGAGCAAACGACTCCGGGGATTGTACTGGGTAGCCGTCGTTTCAGTGGAACCATTCCAGCGCGCAGTCGTTTTGGCAACACAGTCACACGAGGCGTCTTTTCTCTCACGACAGGTACGAAAGTATATGATACACAGACAGGCCTGCGAGGTTTTCCGTACTCGATGCTGGACTGGTTGTGCCAGATACCGGGGGAACGGTTTGAATACGAAATGAACATGCTGCTAACAGCGCATAAAGAAGGGTATGAGATCACAGAGGAGTTTATAGATACGGTCTATCTGGATCATAACAAATCTTCTCATTTTCGCCCACTGGTGGATTCATTCCGCATTTATATGCCGATTCTGATGTTCAGTACGTCTTCGGTGTTATCGGCCTTGATCGATTTTGGCTTACTGTTCGTGATCCAGTACTTCACGCATAATCTGTTCTTATCGGTCGTTGCAGCGAGACTGTGCAGCTCCATCTTCAACTATACGATTAATCGGAAATATGTATTTTCAGCTGGAAAAACGTCCAGAGTCCGTCAGTCTTTACCGAAATACTTCTCATTGGTCATTCTCGTGCTGTTATTAAATTACGGATTGTTGTACTTCTACAATGAAAAATTGATAATCCCGCTGATTGCAGCCAAGCTGTTAACAGAAGTGTCGATCTTTGTGTTCAGCTATTGGGCGCAGCGCAGATTTGTATATTAA
- a CDS encoding GNAT family N-acetyltransferase has protein sequence MVIVLKPVSNENWYECTQLKVKPEQLHIFPAPVVYWITESKYVNDFELRAIYSEEVLVGFLVFCANPDKDDNYWIPAIMIDEKHQGKGYGKAAMKTLIQLMSISNCTRIMIGHRPDNRIAGELYESLGFMKVSEELIDDEIVRLLQIG, from the coding sequence ATGGTAATTGTATTAAAGCCAGTGTCTAATGAAAATTGGTATGAATGTACCCAGCTTAAAGTTAAGCCAGAACAGCTTCATATCTTTCCTGCACCTGTCGTTTATTGGATTACTGAATCTAAATATGTTAATGATTTTGAATTACGTGCTATTTACTCGGAAGAGGTTTTAGTCGGTTTTCTCGTATTCTGTGCGAACCCAGACAAGGATGATAACTACTGGATTCCTGCCATAATGATTGACGAGAAGCATCAAGGAAAAGGTTATGGCAAGGCAGCAATGAAAACTTTGATTCAGCTTATGAGTATTTCAAATTGCACAAGAATAATGATTGGACACCGACCAGACAATCGAATTGCTGGAGAGCTGTATGAATCTTTAGGGTTTATGAAAGTGAGTGAAGAACTAATAGACGATGAAATCGTACGTCTGCTTCAAATCGGTTAA
- a CDS encoding DUF962 domain-containing protein, with protein sequence MLNRVRKDLRYYLQEHQDRNNLILHYFAFLSAFVAWIFLFINIKVMLVLALIHYALSWIGHFYYEGNKPAAFRYPHIGFYAGFTWFFIRTIEIITRKDIIHSWINKQD encoded by the coding sequence ATGTTGAACCGTGTTCGCAAGGACTTGCGTTATTATCTTCAGGAACATCAGGATCGGAACAACCTCATCTTGCATTATTTCGCATTTTTATCGGCGTTTGTGGCCTGGATTTTCTTGTTCATTAATATTAAAGTCATGCTGGTTCTGGCTCTTATCCATTACGCCCTGTCCTGGATTGGGCACTTCTATTACGAAGGCAACAAACCGGCGGCATTCCGATATCCGCATATCGGTTTTTATGCCGGGTTTACCTGGTTTTTTATCAGGACCATTGAGATCATCACCCGCAAAGATATCATCCATTCTTGGATCAATAAACAGGACTGA
- a CDS encoding GNAT family N-acetyltransferase — protein MMMNVQITSILEEKKELFLNLYNLYLYDLSEFSGEDLLEEGKFDPTNTYLYLERAELHPFFIQYDGKVIGFVLVCSPPYVDEDIDFTVQELFLVKKYRGQGLAAQAVDRVFAQFQGRFKVEQLANNQSAVSFWKKYYEQHHIEYVESEYSIEIENIAGSHRILSQTFVRARTD, from the coding sequence ATGATGATGAATGTACAAATCACGAGTATTTTGGAAGAAAAGAAGGAATTATTTCTTAACCTGTACAACTTGTATTTATATGATCTTTCCGAATTCTCGGGTGAGGATTTGCTAGAGGAGGGGAAATTCGATCCAACGAATACCTATCTCTATCTGGAACGGGCGGAATTACATCCGTTTTTTATTCAATATGATGGAAAGGTAATCGGATTTGTGCTGGTTTGCTCTCCTCCTTATGTAGATGAGGATATCGACTTTACAGTTCAAGAGCTATTTTTGGTCAAAAAGTATCGTGGGCAAGGACTAGCGGCTCAAGCGGTTGATAGGGTGTTTGCACAATTTCAGGGCAGATTCAAAGTGGAGCAACTGGCTAATAACCAATCGGCTGTTTCATTCTGGAAAAAATACTATGAACAACATCACATTGAATATGTAGAGTCGGAGTATAGCATTGAAATTGAAAACATCGCTGGCAGCCATCGGATTCTGTCGCAGACGTTTGTACGTGCAAGAACGGATTAG